The genomic interval CGGTTTCGATTTCGGTGCGGAATTTCATACGGCAAAAATAGAAAATTCTTACCTTTGCGGATATGATTCTGCGAGCGAACTGCAAAATAAACCTGGGTCTCGACGTGCTGCGCCGCCGGGCGGACGGATATCACGACCTGGAGACGGTGATGTTTCCCGTGCGGGGACTTTTCGACGAGGTGGAGGTGCTGCGCACGGGAGGCGCCGGGGCGGAGCTCCGCACGGAGGGGATCGCCGTGGACTGCGCCCCGGAGGGGAATATCTGCATGAAGGCGTTCCGTCTGATGCGTGACCGCTACGGCGTGGACGGCGTCGTGATCCGGCTCGTGAAGCGCGTGCCGTTCGGCGCGGGGCTGGGCGGCGGTTCGTCGGACGGGACGGCGGTGCTGAAGGCCCTCGACACGCTCTTCGGGCTGCGTCTTGCCGAGGAGGAGCTCGTCGCCCGTGCCGCGGAGCTGGGCAGCGACACGGCCTTTTTCGTGCGCGACACGCCCCAGTTGTGCACCGGCCGCGGAGAGGTGATGACGCCTTTTCCGCTGGACCTCGGGGGTATGACGCTCGTCATCGTGAAACCCGCCGAGGGGGTCTCGACCCGCGAGGCCTATGCCGGCGTGCGGCCCCGCATGCCGGAGGTTCCGCTCGCCGGGCGGCTGCGGCGTCCCGTCGCCGAGTGGCAGGGGACGGTGACCAACGATTTCGAGGAGTCGGTCTTCGCCGCGCATCCCGCGATCCGCGCGGCGAAGGAGGAGCTGCTCGCCGCCGGGGCGCTCTATGCCTCCATGTCCGGCTCGGGTTCGGCCGTGTTCGGCCTTTTCGACGATCCGGCCCGCGCCGCCCGGCTGCGGGAGCGGACTCCCTTCGTCTTCGCGTTATAGCGTTTTTAATCTCGTAATCCTGGGTTTGTCCGCGGCGGGGCATCCCGTCGCGTTTCGGACGCGTGGCTCGGCCGTGTCCGGCCTTTCCGGCGATGCGGTCCGCGCCGTTTCGGTCGGATCGTCCGTCGCGGCCGGGCGGTCGCTCCTGTTTTTCGTGCCTCCGTTTGCCGTCCGGCGATCCCGGACGGGGGTCGTTTTGATCTTCGGTCCGGCGTCCGATGCGGTGTTCGCAGCCGTTTCGTGCGGTTTCGGGACGTTGTGCAGTTTGTAACTATTAAAAATAGTTGTATGTGAAGAAAATTTAGTTATATTTGCGGAAACAAAAGGCGTTTTCCCGCGCTCCCCGTTGCCCGGGGTGCTCGGGGCGCCGGAAAAAGAGCTTGGTGTTATGATGAAAAGAGCGTTGTTGGCCGTGGCGTTGCTGTGGAGCGTGTGTACGGCGTCGCAGGCTCAGGACCGGGCCGCGTGCGAGCGGATCGTGCGCCTCGTGGCGGAGGCTGTCGGAGCCGGGTCGATCGGGGAGATCGAACCTTTCCTGGCTCCCGGGTTCATCTTCTCGGGACAGGAGGGCGACCGGGCCCGGGCGGTGATGAAACTGCTCGTGGCGCAGTTGGGCGAGCGGGTGGAGCGGATCGAGACGGTCCGGCAGGAACGGACGGAGGAGGGACTGGAGCTGGTCTGCGCCTTCACCTATGCGGGGCGGCTGGGCCGGAAGGAGGCGACCTTTCTCTTCGACGGGGAGGGCCGCCTGAAACGGCTGGAGTTGCTTCCGATCCGGGTCAGGACGCTGGGCGACAAGGGCGGGACGTTCGCAAGACCGGCTGCCCGGCAGCTCGATATTCCGGTCCGCCGGCTCGGGAATCTGCTGACCGCGACGGCGCTGCTGGACGGCCGGGAGCGCACGTTCATCCTCGACAACGGTGCGCCGAGGCTGATGCTCAACAGCCGTCGCTGCGTCCCGGTGCGCGATACGGCCGCGCTTCGGATCTCCTCTTCGAAGGGGGTGAACGCCTCCATCGCGGGGATGGACATCGTGACGATCTCCGGATTCGATTTCCACGGAATCCGTGCCGGCGGCGGGGAGTTCCTTTGTTTCGACATGTCGCATCTGGAGGACGGGACGGAGGTTTTCGGACTGCTCGGCTACGAGGTCTATAAGGATTACGATCTGCTGTTCGACTACGGGGCGGGGATGCTGACGCTGCTCGATCCGGCGGTGACGGACTCCTGCGTGCGGCGCCTGGCGTGCGGACGGCCCGTGACGGAGGTTCCGGTGCGGATGGAAGGGCATGTCGCCTGCGTGGAGGCGCGGATCGGGACGCACACGCTGCGCCTCGGCATCGACTGCGGTGCGGGGACCGATTTGCTGGACGACGGGTTGTGGGATTCGCTGCGCTCCGATCTGGTCCGGCGCCGGGAGACGACGCTCACGGGAGCCGACGCGGAGGTACGCCGGGTGCGTTCCGGACGGGTGAAACGGCTGACGATCGGCGACCGGGAGTTCCGGAGGGTTCCCACGGTGTTCAACGACATGAGCCACCTGAACCTCTCGCTCGGGCACGGGCTGGACGGGCTGATCGGCTTTCCGGTGCTTTCCGCTCAGCGGACGGTGCTGAGTTATCGGAGCGGACGGCTGATTTTCCTCCCCTGAAGCCGGGAAGGGCGGCGCCGGTTTTTGGAGGACGTTGCGTCGCCCGGCGAAGGCGGCGTGCGCCCTTTCCGGGTGTCCGGTGAAGTCCGGCTGCGACGTCGGCCGGCTTTTTGCGCCGTCACCTGCCGGTGATCGTTTCGGCGAAGGGATGCAGGCGGTGCAGCCGGAGGTTTTCGGCCACGCTCCGCTCCGAACGGTTGGCATAGCAGTAGGCGCACAGGTGCGGACAGGTGGCGTACTGGCCGATGTCGGCCGAGGCGATGCAGCCGCAGAAGGCGCGCTGTCCCCGGTCTTTGGGCGGGTGCGCGGCGGTGCGTTCCGGCCGGGCGGTCTCCCCGAACAGGGCGGGGGGCGGAGGGGTGGCGCCGAGGTAGTCCGTCAGCGCGCGGTCGTGCGGAAAGTGGCGGAGGAGCAGCTCGTCGTCGATGCAGCGGTTGCGGACGATGCCCAGATGCGCGAAGTCGGTCCGTTCGCCGCATGCGGCGAGCGTGTAGCCCCACCGTTCGTTCAGGGCGGCCAGTCCCGCGGCGGTTTGCAGCATCTCCCCGTCGGTGAACTCCCGCCAGCGGATGCCGCGGCGGTCGAGGTTCCGGGCGACATGGCGGTAGATGCCGATGTCCGCGAAGCTGAACACGAGTTTTTCGGCCGCATCCCGCAGGCTGTCGCCGATGCGCTCCGCCCGGCGGAGCAGCTCTTCCGTTCCGAGGCGGTCGGTGAGCAGCAGCGGATCGAAGCGCCAGACGACCAGCCCCCGGCCCAGGTGCTCCGCCAGCCGGCGGAAGGTGTCGATCCGCTCCTCCAGCGGCGGGAGGTGCGGCTCCAGTCCTTCGTCTTCGTAGTCGTTGAGGGTGTATTGCACGTAACAGTGAATACCCCGTTCCCGAAGCTCCGCGAGGCGGGGCAGCAGGGGACGGGGATTTTTCGACCAGAAGACCACGGCGCGCGTCCGGGCGAAGGAGATGTAGGACCGACGGCCGTCGAAGGGGTTGATCCGCGCGACGTAGCCCCGCCGCAGCCGCTCGAAAAACCAGTCGGCGTAGCAGGCCGGAATGTCCGTGGCACGGCTCGCCGAGACGATCACGGGCGTCCGGGCCGCGACCCGCTCGCCCGCATCGGTCGTAATCTCGGTCTGCGTCGGCCGGAGCATCTTCTTCGCCGTGCGGGCGGCTATTTGCAGCCCCCGACGGGCATCTTGGCGATACGCCCTTCGTGGCGGCCGCCTTCGAACGAGGCCGAGAAGAAGGCTTCGAGCATCTGCACCGCCTCGTCGTTGGTGATGAAGCGCGCCGGGAAGACGATCACGTTGGCGTCGTTGTGGCGGCGGATCAGCGAGGCCACCTCCGCGTCCCAGCACAGTCCGGCCCGGATGCCCCGGTGCTTGTTGAGCGTCATGGTCATCCCCTCGCCCGAGCCGCAGAGGGCGATACCCTGTTCCAGTTCGCCCGCCTCGATGGCCTCGGCCAGCGGATGCGCGTAATCGGGGTAATCGACGCTCTCGGGCGAGTGGGTCCCGAAGTCGAGCACCTCGTAACCCATGGCGTCGAGGTAACCCACCAGAAACTCTTTCATTTCGTAGCCCGCGTGGTCGCAGGCGATGCCGATTTTTTTCATTCCGTATGCGATTTGTCGTTCGTGTTGCAAGGATCGTGCGGGGCCGGGGCGGAGTCTCCGGAAAAGGCCCGCAGGCAAAGATAGTGCAACGCCCGGCCAATGCCAAATTTATCCGGCGGGAAAACACCGGCCGGGGGAAGAATTTGTCTCCTTCGGCACGGCAGGGCCTTTCGTCCCGCCCGTCCGGCGACCGTGCGCCCCGCCGCATTTGGTTCCGTGCGCGGCTTGCGCTATCTTTGCCGCATGAAAACCCTTCTGGCCGCTTTGGGTGCGTTCGCACTCGCTTTGGGCGTCATCGGTATCTTCGTGCCGCTGCTGCCCACCACGCCCTTTCTGCTGCTGGCGGCGGCCTTGTGGGTCCGCTCCTCCCCGCGGCTTTACGGGTGGCTGCTTTCCCACCGCAGGCTGGGCGGCTATATCCGCGATTTCCGGGAGAAACGGGCCATTCCGCTGCGTGCCAAGGTCCTCTCGCTGGGGCTGATGTGGGCTTCGATGCTCTACTGCGTCTTCGCCGTGGTCGATGCGTGGCCATGGGCGCAGGCGTCGCTGCTGGCCGTGGCCGCCGGCATCACCTGGCACATTCTGTCGTTCGCCACGCTGCGGCGGTAGTAGTCATCGGGGTTCCGCCTCTCCTCCGGCGGCAGGCCGTTTCCCTTGAATACGGAGCCGGGCGGCGATACTGCACGGATGTGGGGCCGAAAAAAACGGACCTTCGGGAGGAAGGTCCGCCGCATCGTGCGGTCCGTCGTGTCTTCGAAGCCGCCGGTCGTGACGTCCTTACGACAGGTAGCGTTCCGCGAGACTGATGAGCAGGCCGAAGAGCAGAGCGTCGAACACGAAGACGGGGATCGTCTTCCGTTCCTTGCCCGCGAGGGTGAAAAACACCGGGATCGACAGCATCAGGGTCGTTCCCATGCCGTCGGCCCACCACGGCAGGTAGGGCAGGTCGGCGTGGAAGACGATCACGGCCGAGAAGAGGAAAATGAAGAAGGCCGAGAAGCACGAACGGGCCGACGCCCCCTGGAAAACCTTCGGAAGGACGTCCAGCGCACCGGCCGCCGCGCCCACGCAGAGCGACAGGGTGAAGTGATCCATCGTGTCGCAGCCGTTATTTCGAGGCCCGTTTGCGGTCCACCTCGTGCAGCAGAATCTTTCTCAGACGCATGGCGTGGGGCGTGACTTCGACGTATTCGTCCTCCTTGATGTATTCGAGCGCCTCCTCGAGCGTGAAGACCTTCGGCGGGGTGATCACGGCCTTGTCGTCCGAACCCGAAGCGCGCATGTTCGTCAGTTGCTTGGATTTGGTGACGTTCACCGTGATGTCGTTCTGGCGCGTGTGCTCGCCGATTACCTGTCCTTCGTAAACGGAGTCCATCGGCGAGATGAAGAAGCGTCCGCGGTCCTGGAGCTTGTCGATCGAGTAGGCATAGGCCGTGCCCGTCTCGCCCGAGATGATCGAACCGTTGGTGCGCATCTCGATCTCGCCGACCCACGGTTCGAAGTCCTTCAGGCGGTGCGTCATGATCGCCTCGCCCGCCGTGGCGGTGAGCATGTTCGACCGCAGGCCGATGATGCCGCGCGAGGGAATGTCGAACTCCAGACGCACGCGGTCGCCGTTCGAGGTCATGTTCTTCAGCGTGCCCTTGCGCTTGGTGGTCAGCTCGATCACCGTGCCCGAGCATTCCTCGGGACAATCGACCGTCATCTCCTCGACGGGTTCGCACTTGCGGCCGTCGATCTCCTTGACGATCACGCGGGGCTGTCCCACCTGCAGCTCGTACCCTTCGCGGCGCATCGTCTCGATGAGCACCGAGAGGTGCAGCACGCCGCGGCCGAAGACGTTGAACGAATCGGCCGACGGGCCGGGCGTCACGCGCAGCGCGAGGTTCTTCTCCAGTTCGCGGTCCAGCCGCTCCTTGATATGGCGCGAGGTGACGTATTTTCCGTCCTTGCCGAAGAAGGGCGAGTTGTTGATCGTGAAGAGCATCGACATCGTGGGTTCGTCGATGGCGATGGGCGGCAGCGGTTCGGGATTCTCGTAGTCGCAGATCGTGTCGCCGATCTCGAAGCCGTCGATGCCCATGACGGCGCAGATCTCGCCGCACGGAACCTCCTCGACCTTCTTCTTGCCCAGTCCTTCGAAGACCATCAGGTCCTTGATTCTGCACTTCTGCATCGTCACGCCGTCGCGCTTGGCCAGCGTGACGTTCTGCCCGGCGCGGAGCGACCCGCGCGTGACCTTGCCCACGGCGATACGGCCCGTGTAGGAGGAGTATTCGAGCGACGTGATGAGCATCTGCGGCGTACCCTCGACCACGGCCGGTTCGGGAATCTCGTCGATGATGGCGTCGAGCAGCGGGACGATCGAATCGGTCGGCTCGTTCCACTTGTGCGACATCCAGCCCTGTTTGGCCG from Alistipes dispar carries:
- the ispE gene encoding 4-(cytidine 5'-diphospho)-2-C-methyl-D-erythritol kinase codes for the protein MILRANCKINLGLDVLRRRADGYHDLETVMFPVRGLFDEVEVLRTGGAGAELRTEGIAVDCAPEGNICMKAFRLMRDRYGVDGVVIRLVKRVPFGAGLGGGSSDGTAVLKALDTLFGLRLAEEELVARAAELGSDTAFFVRDTPQLCTGRGEVMTPFPLDLGGMTLVIVKPAEGVSTREAYAGVRPRMPEVPLAGRLRRPVAEWQGTVTNDFEESVFAAHPAIRAAKEELLAAGALYASMSGSGSAVFGLFDDPARAARLRERTPFVFAL
- a CDS encoding aspartyl protease family protein, producing MMKRALLAVALLWSVCTASQAQDRAACERIVRLVAEAVGAGSIGEIEPFLAPGFIFSGQEGDRARAVMKLLVAQLGERVERIETVRQERTEEGLELVCAFTYAGRLGRKEATFLFDGEGRLKRLELLPIRVRTLGDKGGTFARPAARQLDIPVRRLGNLLTATALLDGRERTFILDNGAPRLMLNSRRCVPVRDTAALRISSSKGVNASIAGMDIVTISGFDFHGIRAGGGEFLCFDMSHLEDGTEVFGLLGYEVYKDYDLLFDYGAGMLTLLDPAVTDSCVRRLACGRPVTEVPVRMEGHVACVEARIGTHTLRLGIDCGAGTDLLDDGLWDSLRSDLVRRRETTLTGADAEVRRVRSGRVKRLTIGDREFRRVPTVFNDMSHLNLSLGHGLDGLIGFPVLSAQRTVLSYRSGRLIFLP
- a CDS encoding DUF1848 domain-containing protein, which produces MLRPTQTEITTDAGERVAARTPVIVSASRATDIPACYADWFFERLRRGYVARINPFDGRRSYISFARTRAVVFWSKNPRPLLPRLAELRERGIHCYVQYTLNDYEDEGLEPHLPPLEERIDTFRRLAEHLGRGLVVWRFDPLLLTDRLGTEELLRRAERIGDSLRDAAEKLVFSFADIGIYRHVARNLDRRGIRWREFTDGEMLQTAAGLAALNERWGYTLAACGERTDFAHLGIVRNRCIDDELLLRHFPHDRALTDYLGATPPPPALFGETARPERTAAHPPKDRGQRAFCGCIASADIGQYATCPHLCAYCYANRSERSVAENLRLHRLHPFAETITGR
- the rpiB gene encoding ribose 5-phosphate isomerase B, which translates into the protein MKKIGIACDHAGYEMKEFLVGYLDAMGYEVLDFGTHSPESVDYPDYAHPLAEAIEAGELEQGIALCGSGEGMTMTLNKHRGIRAGLCWDAEVASLIRRHNDANVIVFPARFITNDEAVQMLEAFFSASFEGGRHEGRIAKMPVGGCK
- a CDS encoding YbaN family protein: MKTLLAALGAFALALGVIGIFVPLLPTTPFLLLAAALWVRSSPRLYGWLLSHRRLGGYIRDFREKRAIPLRAKVLSLGLMWASMLYCVFAVVDAWPWAQASLLAVAAGITWHILSFATLRR
- the typA gene encoding translational GTPase TypA, giving the protein MQKLRNIAIIAHVDHGKTTLVDKMILAGHILRDNAKQSGELILDNNDLERERGITILSKNVSVIYKDYKINIIDTPGHADFGGEVERVLNMCDGVLLLVDAFEGTMPQTRFVLQKALALGKKPIVVVNKVDKPNCRPEVVNEQVFDLMFSLDATEEQLDYKTIYGSAKQGWMSHKWNEPTDSIVPLLDAIIDEIPEPAVVEGTPQMLITSLEYSSYTGRIAVGKVTRGSLRAGQNVTLAKRDGVTMQKCRIKDLMVFEGLGKKKVEEVPCGEICAVMGIDGFEIGDTICDYENPEPLPPIAIDEPTMSMLFTINNSPFFGKDGKYVTSRHIKERLDRELEKNLALRVTPGPSADSFNVFGRGVLHLSVLIETMRREGYELQVGQPRVIVKEIDGRKCEPVEEMTVDCPEECSGTVIELTTKRKGTLKNMTSNGDRVRLEFDIPSRGIIGLRSNMLTATAGEAIMTHRLKDFEPWVGEIEMRTNGSIISGETGTAYAYSIDKLQDRGRFFISPMDSVYEGQVIGEHTRQNDITVNVTKSKQLTNMRASGSDDKAVITPPKVFTLEEALEYIKEDEYVEVTPHAMRLRKILLHEVDRKRASK